A single window of Synechococcus sp. C9 DNA harbors:
- the trpC gene encoding indole-3-glycerol phosphate synthase TrpC, which translates to MVSIRRTRPHLAQSLSRLGYQMELPEAQPQHILEEIVWAKEVEVERLRQALPLSELQKKVLNAPPPRNFLAALQSPPHPGLIAEVKKASPSKGVIRADFDPVAIAQSYERAGARCISVLTDEQFFQGSWDYLSQIRQAVDLPLLCKEFIIYPYQIYLARCQGADAILLIAAILTDQDLSYFIRIIHALGMVALVEVHTFAELDRVLGVPGVNLIGINNRNLENFTTDLSTTENLLAQKLPEIQQRGITLVSESGIHTPADVLRMKQAGVQGILVGESLMKQPDIEQAVWGLLESVY; encoded by the coding sequence ATGGTTTCGATTCGGCGCACCCGTCCCCATCTTGCCCAATCCCTCAGCCGCCTGGGCTACCAAATGGAATTGCCCGAAGCCCAACCCCAGCACATTTTGGAGGAAATTGTCTGGGCGAAAGAAGTGGAAGTGGAGCGATTGCGGCAAGCGTTGCCTTTATCAGAATTGCAAAAAAAGGTACTGAATGCGCCCCCGCCCAGGAATTTTTTGGCGGCTTTGCAATCCCCACCCCATCCGGGTCTCATTGCAGAAGTCAAAAAGGCATCCCCCAGCAAAGGGGTGATTCGGGCGGATTTTGACCCGGTAGCGATTGCCCAGAGTTATGAACGGGCGGGGGCACGCTGTATTTCTGTACTTACGGATGAGCAATTTTTTCAGGGGAGTTGGGATTATTTAAGCCAGATTCGCCAAGCGGTTGACCTGCCCCTTTTGTGCAAAGAATTTATCATTTATCCCTACCAAATTTACCTTGCCCGTTGTCAGGGAGCCGATGCCATTTTGCTGATTGCCGCCATTCTCACCGACCAAGATTTAAGCTATTTTATTCGCATCATTCACGCCTTAGGGATGGTGGCTTTGGTGGAAGTGCATACCTTCGCAGAATTAGACCGGGTATTAGGTGTGCCGGGGGTGAATTTGATCGGCATTAACAACCGCAATTTAGAAAATTTCACAACAGACTTAAGCACCACAGAAAATCTATTAGCGCAAAAATTACCTGAGATACAACAGCGGGGCATTACCCTTGTCAGTGAATCGGGAATTCACACGCCAGCGGATGTTTTGCGGATGAAACAGGCAGGGGTGCAGGGGATTTTGGTGGGAGAATCGTTGATGAAACAACCGGATATTGAGCAGGCAGTGTGGGGATTATTAGAGAGCGTTTATTAA
- the lpdA gene encoding dihydrolipoyl dehydrogenase: MFDYDLLIIGAGVGGHGAALHAVALGMKTAIVEVAEMGGTCVNRGCIPSKALLAAAGRLRQLQDKETLKALGINVAEIQVDRAGVAAHAEGIVTKIRGDLTRSLERLGVTIIPGWGKVVDPQKVSVTQGGKETLVTARHILIATGSYPWVPPGIEIDGQTVFTSDDALKLSWLPPWIGIVGSGYIGLEFADIYTALGCEVTMIEALDRLMPTFDPDIARLAQRVLLADRDVETHVGVLAQKITPGKPVVVELADTQTKELKEVLEVDAVLVATGRLPATENLGLESLGIQRDRRGFIPVTPQFNVLKDGEPVPTLWAIGDAIGTMMLAHAAAAQGRVAVENMLGQNKTVNYRAIPAAAFTHPEISFVGLTEPQAQELGQTEQFSVAAVRSYFKGNSKAIAEGEAEGLAKVIYRPDTGELLGVHIIGTHAADLIQEAAAAMATHTPIQALAEIVHTHPTLTEVLDEAFKRASLTLTRS, encoded by the coding sequence TTGTTTGACTACGATTTGCTGATTATCGGGGCGGGTGTGGGCGGTCATGGGGCGGCACTCCATGCGGTGGCCTTGGGCATGAAAACGGCGATTGTGGAAGTGGCGGAGATGGGGGGCACCTGTGTCAATCGGGGCTGTATTCCCTCCAAGGCGTTGTTGGCGGCGGCGGGGCGTTTGCGCCAATTGCAGGACAAGGAAACCCTAAAAGCCCTGGGGATCAACGTGGCAGAGATTCAGGTGGATCGGGCGGGGGTGGCGGCTCATGCGGAAGGGATTGTGACCAAAATTCGGGGGGATTTGACCCGCTCGCTGGAACGGCTGGGGGTGACGATCATTCCCGGCTGGGGCAAGGTGGTCGATCCGCAGAAGGTGAGTGTGACGCAGGGCGGTAAAGAAACCCTGGTGACGGCGCGCCATATTTTGATTGCCACCGGTTCCTATCCTTGGGTGCCGCCGGGGATTGAGATTGACGGACAAACGGTGTTTACCAGCGATGATGCCCTGAAATTGTCTTGGTTGCCCCCTTGGATTGGGATTGTGGGTAGTGGCTACATTGGCTTGGAATTTGCCGACATTTACACGGCGCTGGGGTGCGAAGTGACGATGATTGAAGCCCTGGACCGCCTGATGCCCACCTTTGACCCGGATATTGCCCGGTTGGCGCAACGGGTGCTGTTGGCGGATCGGGATGTGGAAACCCATGTGGGAGTGTTGGCGCAGAAAATCACGCCGGGGAAGCCGGTGGTGGTGGAATTGGCGGACACTCAAACCAAGGAATTAAAGGAAGTTTTAGAAGTGGATGCGGTGTTGGTGGCGACGGGGCGACTCCCGGCTACGGAGAATTTGGGGCTGGAATCCCTGGGTATTCAGCGGGATCGGCGGGGGTTTATCCCGGTCACGCCTCAGTTTAATGTACTTAAGGATGGGGAACCTGTGCCGACTCTGTGGGCGATTGGGGATGCGATTGGCACAATGATGCTGGCTCATGCGGCGGCGGCGCAGGGGCGGGTGGCGGTGGAAAATATGCTGGGACAGAACAAAACCGTGAATTACCGGGCGATTCCGGCGGCGGCTTTTACCCACCCGGAAATTAGTTTTGTGGGCTTGACGGAACCCCAGGCGCAGGAGTTGGGACAAACGGAGCAGTTTTCCGTCGCCGCAGTCCGCAGTTATTTCAAGGGCAATTCCAAAGCCATTGCCGAGGGGGAAGCGGAGGGTTTGGCAAAGGTGATTTACCGCCCGGACACAGGGGAATTGTTGGGGGTGCATATCATCGGTACCCATGCGGCGGATTTGATCCAGGAGGCAGCGGCGGCGATGGCGACCCACACCCCCATCCAAGCCTTAGCGGAAATTGTCCACACCCATCCCACCCTCACTGAGGTGTTGGATGAGGCGTTTAAGCGGGCGAGTTTAACGCTGACCCGTTCGTAA
- a CDS encoding DUF2214 family protein, producing MWSSVVTAYLHYLGFMGAFAALLVEGLTLHKDLKVEQAWRVVWADAIYGLSATVILITGILRVIYFGKGTAYYLHNPVFYTKIGVFAVVSLLSLYPTFCFISWIKQLQQGESPRLSVSQVNRLSWLIRSELLGLTLMPLLAAMLARGMGMTWFNG from the coding sequence ATGTGGAGCAGTGTGGTGACCGCCTATTTGCACTATTTGGGGTTTATGGGGGCGTTTGCCGCACTGCTGGTGGAAGGACTCACACTGCACAAAGACCTCAAGGTGGAGCAGGCGTGGCGGGTGGTGTGGGCGGATGCGATTTATGGATTATCGGCAACCGTCATTTTAATCACGGGTATTTTGCGGGTGATTTACTTTGGCAAAGGCACGGCATATTATCTCCACAACCCGGTTTTTTACACCAAAATTGGCGTGTTTGCGGTAGTGAGTTTATTATCGCTTTATCCCACGTTTTGTTTTATTTCTTGGATTAAACAATTGCAACAGGGAGAATCGCCGCGCTTGAGTGTCTCCCAGGTCAACCGGTTATCCTGGCTGATCCGCAGTGAATTACTTGGTTTGACCCTCATGCCTTTGCTGGCGGCGATGCTGGCAAGAGGAATGGGCATGACCTGGTTCAACGGCTAA
- a CDS encoding NUDIX hydrolase — MESWQTLDRILTLETRWFTLIGEHLQDHQGIVREYWRVERVDSVIVIPIQQDRIILPVPMYRPGIGELTWDFPGGRCPVNQSPAEVVEAILARELDLQTPAVEHLIALTPPAGWAINSSFSNQKLYGFVAQLKPDLAIPPERVAGTYANNSEGFQALLAMIQCAQCRLVLREWQERYQRYQRQEFSNL, encoded by the coding sequence ATGGAATCCTGGCAAACTCTGGACCGCATCCTCACCCTGGAAACCCGGTGGTTCACGCTGATTGGCGAGCATCTCCAGGACCACCAGGGCATTGTGCGGGAATACTGGCGGGTGGAGCGGGTTGATTCCGTCATTGTGATCCCCATTCAACAAGACCGCATCATTTTACCCGTACCGATGTATCGCCCAGGCATAGGGGAATTGACGTGGGATTTTCCGGGGGGACGATGCCCGGTTAACCAGTCCCCCGCAGAGGTGGTGGAGGCGATTTTGGCGCGGGAATTAGACTTGCAAACACCAGCCGTAGAACATTTAATCGCATTAACCCCGCCAGCAGGATGGGCGATTAATAGTTCCTTTTCCAATCAGAAACTCTACGGTTTTGTGGCCCAGTTAAAACCTGATTTGGCAATTCCCCCAGAGCGGGTGGCAGGTACTTATGCCAATAATTCAGAGGGATTTCAGGCCCTGTTGGCGATGATTCAATGTGCCCAATGTCGCCTCGTCTTGCGCGAGTGGCAGGAACGATACCAACGATACCAAAGGCAAGAGTTTTCTAATCTATAG